A section of the Halostella salina genome encodes:
- the argC gene encoding N-acetyl-gamma-glutamyl-phosphate reductase, whose amino-acid sequence MTPSATVVGGSGFTGGELLRLLAGHPEFEVAQATSRSYDGKSVGSVHPNLRGTDLRFSDPADLESVDVLFAATPHGVSMERIDAFRDAADTVVDLSADFRLDSEEQYDEWYDGHSRPELLDEAEYALPEINRENLAGADLIASGGCNATATILGLYPLFADGVLSGDEQIVVDVKVGSSEGGAGGGEASSHPERSGVVRPYAPTGHRHEAEIEQFLGTSVSFTCHAVDMIRGASATCHVFPDDPVSKGDLWGAYRGAYEDEPFVRLAAGGSGVYRYPEPKAVAGTNHAEVGFELDPGNERLVVFSAIDNMMKGSAGQAVHAANVALGFEETAGLEFQGLHPVGAP is encoded by the coding sequence GTGACGCCCTCGGCGACGGTCGTCGGCGGGAGCGGCTTCACCGGCGGCGAACTGCTGCGGCTGCTCGCCGGCCACCCCGAGTTCGAGGTGGCCCAGGCGACGAGCCGGAGCTACGACGGCAAATCGGTCGGCTCGGTCCACCCGAACCTGCGGGGGACCGACCTGCGCTTCTCCGACCCCGCGGACCTGGAGAGCGTCGACGTCCTGTTCGCCGCGACGCCCCACGGCGTCTCGATGGAGCGGATCGACGCGTTCCGGGACGCCGCCGACACCGTCGTCGACCTCTCGGCGGACTTCCGGCTCGACTCCGAAGAGCAGTACGACGAGTGGTACGACGGCCACAGCCGGCCCGAACTGTTAGACGAGGCCGAGTACGCGCTCCCGGAGATCAACCGCGAGAACCTCGCGGGCGCGGACCTGATCGCTTCGGGCGGCTGTAACGCCACCGCGACGATCCTCGGGCTGTACCCGCTGTTCGCCGACGGCGTGCTCTCCGGTGACGAGCAGATAGTCGTCGACGTGAAGGTCGGCTCCTCGGAAGGCGGCGCGGGCGGCGGCGAGGCGTCGTCCCATCCCGAGCGCTCGGGCGTCGTCCGCCCGTACGCGCCGACCGGCCACCGCCACGAGGCCGAGATCGAGCAGTTCCTCGGCACGTCCGTCTCGTTCACCTGCCACGCCGTGGACATGATCCGCGGCGCGTCCGCGACCTGTCACGTGTTCCCGGACGACCCCGTCTCGAAGGGCGACCTCTGGGGCGCGTACCGCGGGGCCTACGAGGACGAACCGTTCGTCCGGCTGGCGGCGGGCGGCTCCGGCGTCTACCGCTACCCCGAGCCGAAGGCCGTCGCCGGGACGAACCACGCCGAGGTCGGCTTCGAGCTGGACCCCGGCAACGAGCGCCTCGTGGTCTTCTCGGCCATCGACAACATGATGAAGGGCTCGGCGGGGCAGGCGGTCCACGCCGCCAACGTCGCGCTGGGCTTCGAGGAGACGGCGGGCCTGGAGTTCCAGGGGCTCCACCCCGTCGGCGCACCCTGA
- a CDS encoding acetylglutamate/acetylaminoadipate kinase has protein sequence MTVVVKIGGARAVDPEGALADVAHLTANGEDVVVVHGGSTAVDETLEALGEEPEYVETPGGVVGRFTDERTMEVFEMVLPGKLNTDLVAGLQSEGVDAVGLSGVDGKLLTGPRKSAVRVVEDGKKKIRRGDHSGKIEDVNADLLETLLSDGYTPVVTVPMLAAEDGTTTGTPVNADADRAAAAVAGALGADLVVLTDVAGVYEDPDDESTLIDAATTPAEFERVEAAAEGFMTKKVMAATEALEGGAASVTVADANRNDPIVEALDGAGTTITPGALGADAEGEQVDGIDADEIGGDEA, from the coding sequence ATGACAGTAGTAGTCAAGATCGGCGGCGCGCGCGCCGTCGACCCGGAAGGCGCACTGGCGGACGTGGCCCACCTGACGGCCAACGGCGAGGACGTGGTCGTCGTCCACGGCGGGTCGACCGCGGTGGACGAGACCCTCGAAGCGCTGGGCGAGGAGCCCGAATACGTCGAGACGCCGGGCGGCGTCGTCGGCCGATTCACCGACGAGCGGACGATGGAGGTGTTCGAGATGGTGCTGCCCGGCAAGCTGAACACCGACCTCGTCGCCGGCCTCCAGTCGGAGGGGGTCGACGCCGTCGGCCTCTCCGGCGTCGACGGCAAGCTCCTCACCGGTCCGCGGAAGTCCGCGGTCCGGGTCGTCGAGGACGGCAAGAAGAAGATCCGGCGCGGCGACCACTCGGGCAAGATCGAGGACGTGAACGCGGACCTGCTGGAGACGCTCCTCTCGGACGGGTACACGCCGGTCGTCACCGTGCCGATGCTCGCGGCCGAGGACGGGACCACGACGGGCACGCCGGTCAACGCCGACGCGGACCGCGCGGCGGCCGCCGTCGCGGGCGCGCTCGGCGCGGACCTGGTCGTCCTCACGGACGTGGCGGGCGTGTACGAGGACCCCGACGACGAGTCGACGCTGATCGACGCGGCGACGACGCCCGCCGAGTTCGAGCGCGTCGAGGCCGCCGCGGAGGGGTTCATGACGAAGAAGGTGATGGCGGCGACCGAGGCGCTGGAGGGCGGCGCGGCGTCGGTCACCGTCGCCGACGCGAACCGGAACGATCCCATCGTCGAGGCGCTCGACGGCGCTGGCACGACGATCACGCCCGGCGCGCTCGGCGCGGACGCCGAGGGCGAGCAGGTCGACGGGATCGACGCCGACGAAATCGGAGGTGACGAGGCATGA